One part of the Halobacteria archaeon AArc-dxtr1 genome encodes these proteins:
- a CDS encoding beta-lactamase family protein translates to MDTNEPRISRRTALTALGVGGAALVGRPVTGERSRRPAARDDGETIASGHDRIERLFEYQLEQRLHHGAQLAVYDGDELVVDLAGGTTGTEDGEGLPTDDAEPEGIETEPDSRFVLFSNTKPLAAACVHVLVDEGDLEFDDPIVDHWPEFADDGSEKAEVTVRHVLTHQSDIPETPVDQEYDDWTDPDALSAGVEEAELQFSPGEDTAYQFYSFGWIIGELVRQVTGDRIDDFARENVFEPLDMDRTHIGRPDEGGGSDSEDGGENDAFEVATLVGFDPYDRIGEPGLMAGYTTEEAAETYNREEVQAGINPAWTGIGPTRELARFYACYRNGGELDGTRLVSEEIVEEAIALQVEEPPGDDVGTASRYGLGFQRGGALPDRRGVPAPAGTFGHGGLGSSMTWAEPETGLAFAYVTNGIRDGYEHDVRSAILSETVRSELS, encoded by the coding sequence ATGGATACGAACGAACCGCGAATCAGCCGACGAACCGCACTGACAGCACTCGGGGTGGGAGGCGCCGCACTTGTCGGGCGGCCGGTGACCGGTGAGCGGAGTCGACGACCCGCCGCACGAGACGACGGAGAGACCATCGCAAGCGGGCACGACCGGATCGAGCGCCTCTTCGAATACCAGCTTGAACAGAGGTTACACCACGGCGCCCAGCTTGCGGTCTACGATGGGGATGAGCTCGTCGTCGACCTCGCCGGGGGAACCACCGGAACCGAAGACGGCGAGGGGCTGCCGACGGACGACGCCGAACCCGAGGGAATCGAGACCGAACCCGACTCGCGGTTCGTCCTCTTTTCGAACACGAAACCGCTCGCGGCGGCGTGTGTCCACGTGCTCGTCGACGAGGGAGATCTCGAGTTCGACGATCCGATCGTCGACCACTGGCCCGAGTTTGCCGACGACGGCAGCGAGAAAGCCGAGGTGACGGTTCGCCACGTCCTCACCCACCAGTCAGACATTCCCGAAACCCCCGTCGACCAGGAGTACGACGACTGGACCGACCCCGACGCGCTGTCCGCGGGCGTCGAGGAGGCCGAGCTGCAGTTTTCGCCCGGCGAAGACACCGCCTACCAGTTCTACAGCTTCGGCTGGATCATCGGAGAGCTGGTACGCCAGGTGACGGGCGACCGGATCGACGACTTTGCCCGCGAGAACGTCTTCGAGCCGCTGGACATGGACCGAACCCACATCGGGCGTCCGGATGAGGGTGGGGGAAGCGACAGCGAGGACGGCGGCGAGAACGACGCGTTCGAGGTCGCCACGCTCGTCGGCTTCGACCCCTACGATCGGATCGGGGAGCCGGGGCTAATGGCCGGCTACACTACCGAAGAGGCCGCCGAGACGTACAACCGCGAGGAGGTCCAGGCGGGAATCAATCCGGCCTGGACCGGCATCGGCCCTACCCGAGAACTCGCGCGGTTCTATGCCTGCTACCGAAACGGCGGCGAACTCGACGGCACCCGACTGGTGAGCGAGGAGATCGTCGAGGAGGCGATCGCCCTTCAGGTCGAGGAACCGCCTGGGGACGACGTTGGCACCGCCTCGCGATACGGCCTGGGCTTTCAGCGCGGCGGCGCGCTCCCGGACCGACGCGGCGTGCCCGCACCAGCCGGAACCTTCGGCCACGGCGGTCTCGGCAGCAGCATGACATGGGCCGAGCCGGAGACCGGACTCGCGTTCGCATACGTCACCAACGGCATCCGAGACGGCTACGAACACGACGTCCGGTCGGCGATACTCTCGGAGACGGTTCGATCGGAGCTCTCCTAA
- the purD gene encoding phosphoribosylamine--glycine ligase: MTETVLLIGGGGREHAIARALEESDADLYACAGNRNPGIDRIAAGFETLETTDPEAVVEYAEDVDATIAVVGPEAPLAAGVADALEDAGIYAFGPKEADARIETDKAFQRRFMAENDIPGCPDFETFDDPEAACDFIDEYDGDLAIKPAGLTGGKGVKVIGDQVTAEEGKQYIRDSDYDRIVLEERLIGEEFTVQAFVANGAFETAPAVQDHKRAYEGDEGPNTGGMGSYTDASTALPFMTERDYDAAVSIIEATVDALEDYRGILYGQFMLTSEGPKVIEFNARFGDPEAMNTLPVLETDFLDVLTAARDGDAPPALDFASQATVCKYAVPAGYPTDPEAGAVVNVDEESAGDALLYYASVDAREDGIYTTTSRSFALVGVADTIAEAETIAEDALAVAGEEGLHVRHDIGTDDLVQQRIDHVAELRED; encoded by the coding sequence ATGACAGAGACCGTGCTCCTGATCGGCGGTGGCGGCCGCGAACACGCCATCGCTCGCGCGTTAGAAGAGAGCGACGCCGACCTCTACGCCTGCGCCGGCAACCGCAACCCCGGCATCGACCGAATCGCGGCCGGGTTCGAGACGCTCGAGACGACCGACCCCGAGGCCGTCGTCGAGTACGCCGAGGACGTCGACGCGACGATCGCGGTCGTCGGCCCCGAGGCACCCCTCGCGGCCGGCGTCGCAGACGCCCTCGAAGACGCGGGAATCTACGCCTTCGGCCCAAAGGAGGCCGACGCTCGCATCGAGACGGACAAGGCCTTCCAGCGCCGGTTCATGGCCGAAAACGACATCCCGGGCTGTCCGGACTTCGAGACCTTCGACGACCCGGAGGCGGCCTGCGACTTCATCGACGAGTACGACGGCGACCTCGCGATCAAACCCGCCGGACTCACGGGCGGGAAGGGCGTGAAGGTCATCGGCGATCAGGTAACCGCTGAGGAGGGCAAGCAGTACATCCGCGACTCGGACTACGACCGGATCGTCTTGGAGGAGCGCCTGATCGGCGAGGAGTTCACCGTCCAGGCGTTCGTCGCTAACGGCGCCTTCGAGACCGCCCCCGCGGTCCAGGACCACAAACGTGCCTACGAGGGCGACGAGGGACCAAACACGGGCGGCATGGGAAGCTACACCGACGCTTCGACCGCTCTCCCGTTCATGACCGAGAGGGACTACGACGCGGCCGTCTCGATCATCGAGGCGACCGTCGACGCCTTGGAGGACTACCGAGGCATCCTCTACGGTCAGTTTATGCTCACCAGCGAGGGCCCCAAGGTTATCGAGTTCAACGCCCGCTTTGGCGACCCCGAGGCGATGAACACGCTGCCCGTCCTCGAGACGGACTTCCTGGACGTGCTCACCGCCGCACGGGACGGCGACGCGCCTCCAGCGCTCGACTTTGCCTCCCAGGCGACCGTCTGTAAGTACGCGGTTCCGGCCGGCTACCCGACCGACCCCGAGGCGGGAGCGGTAGTCAACGTCGACGAGGAGAGCGCGGGTGACGCGCTGCTGTACTACGCAAGCGTCGACGCGCGCGAAGACGGCATCTACACGACGACCTCACGGTCGTTCGCGCTCGTTGGCGTCGCGGACACCATCGCCGAGGCCGAGACGATCGCCGAAGACGCCCTCGCAGTCGCCGGTGAGGAGGGACTGCACGTCCGTCACGACATCGGAACCGACGACCTCGTTCAGCAGCGAATCGATCACGTCGCCGAACTGCGCGAGGACTGA
- a CDS encoding PadR family transcriptional regulator — MYDLTGFQRDLLYVIAGEEEPHGLAIKDELEQYYEKEIHHGRLYPNLDTLVDKGLVEKGRRDRRTNFYTLTRRGRRELEARRDWETQYVDIE, encoded by the coding sequence ATGTACGACTTGACAGGATTCCAGCGTGACCTGCTCTACGTTATCGCTGGCGAGGAGGAGCCCCACGGACTGGCAATCAAAGACGAACTCGAACAGTACTACGAGAAGGAGATCCACCACGGGCGGCTGTATCCAAACCTCGATACGCTCGTCGACAAGGGACTCGTCGAGAAGGGGCGTCGAGACCGACGAACGAACTTCTATACGCTCACTCGCCGCGGTCGACGGGAGCTCGAAGCTCGCCGTGACTGGGAGACACAGTACGTCGACATCGAGTGA
- a CDS encoding flippase-like domain-containing protein, translating to MKRRVALGFGFAALLLVVLLGFVGGRDVVAELSHANWPTLTVGVLSGLLALTFRGLVWSRFLRLVDPTLTRASVGSVFLTAMFLKYVTPYGQVATEPVVAYLVASRSEMAVEDGFAGVVSADLLNYVPYYTFGFLALVFMTTDDVLGNDMRAQLTAFGGLFVLVAALVYVVVRRESVVYRLVLPTTSILRSTVGRFTTRVDRALAPTAVRSRLDGFYETVDTITADRRTLVHATIYAHLGMAFLMAPVYVGAVALGHELPIAVVALAVALGKLGSVVPAPGGTGGVEAIVTASLVALGGLTPATALTVALIYRACTYWLTICVGGAFTAGSFARA from the coding sequence ATGAAACGGCGAGTTGCGCTTGGGTTCGGGTTCGCCGCGCTCTTGCTCGTCGTCTTGCTAGGATTCGTCGGCGGACGCGACGTTGTCGCCGAACTCTCCCACGCTAACTGGCCGACTCTCACGGTCGGCGTTCTCTCGGGACTGCTCGCTCTGACGTTCCGAGGGCTCGTCTGGAGCCGGTTTCTCCGGCTGGTCGACCCGACGCTGACCCGCGCGAGCGTGGGATCGGTCTTTCTGACCGCGATGTTTTTGAAGTACGTAACTCCGTACGGGCAGGTCGCCACTGAACCTGTCGTCGCCTACCTCGTCGCCAGCCGATCCGAGATGGCAGTCGAGGACGGGTTCGCGGGCGTCGTCTCCGCAGACCTGCTCAACTACGTTCCCTACTACACGTTCGGCTTTCTGGCGCTCGTGTTCATGACGACCGACGACGTCCTCGGAAACGATATGCGGGCGCAGCTGACTGCGTTCGGCGGGTTGTTCGTCCTCGTTGCGGCGCTCGTCTACGTCGTCGTCCGACGCGAATCAGTCGTCTATCGGCTGGTACTTCCGACAACCTCGATCCTTCGAAGCACAGTTGGCCGGTTCACGACACGGGTAGACCGCGCGCTCGCCCCCACAGCCGTCCGCTCTCGACTCGACGGCTTCTACGAGACGGTCGACACGATCACTGCGGATCGGCGGACCCTCGTCCACGCGACGATATATGCTCACCTCGGGATGGCGTTTCTAATGGCGCCGGTGTACGTCGGCGCAGTTGCCCTCGGCCACGAGCTTCCCATCGCCGTCGTGGCCCTGGCCGTGGCACTCGGGAAACTGGGATCGGTCGTCCCCGCCCCCGGCGGGACCGGTGGCGTCGAGGCCATCGTTACGGCCTCGCTGGTTGCACTCGGTGGCCTTACGCCTGCTACTGCGTTGACCGTCGCACTGATCTACCGCGCCTGTACGTACTGGCTCACGATCTGCGTTGGTGGGGCCTTCACTGCAGGGTCTTTCGCGCGTGCGTAA
- a CDS encoding bifunctional methylenetetrahydrofolate dehydrogenase/methenyltetrahydrofolate cyclohydrolase: MTEIIDGNAVAADIRDGLTDAIETLADAGSRPGLATVLMGDDPASQTYVNMKQRDCEEVGIESHHVDVPGDASPGVLYDAISELNEDPEVHGYIVQAPVPDHVDYREVIRRVDPRKDVDGFHPENVGRLVAGDARFRPCTPHGVQKLLEAAGVETEGADVTIVGRSDIVGKPLANLLVQKAEDGNATVTVCHSRTDNLAAKTRSADVVVAAVGVPELIDGSMIDEGAVVIDVGVNRVDADTEKGYELVGDVEFESAKEQASAITPVPGGVGPMTRAMLLYNTVKAASEQTGVEVDLP, from the coding sequence ATGACCGAGATTATCGACGGTAACGCTGTCGCTGCAGACATTCGCGACGGACTGACTGATGCTATCGAGACGCTCGCCGACGCCGGCTCCCGCCCCGGACTGGCGACCGTGCTGATGGGCGACGATCCTGCCAGTCAGACGTACGTGAACATGAAACAGCGCGACTGTGAGGAGGTTGGCATCGAGAGCCACCACGTCGACGTTCCAGGCGACGCCTCGCCGGGCGTATTGTACGACGCCATCTCCGAGTTGAACGAGGATCCGGAGGTTCACGGCTACATCGTTCAGGCCCCCGTTCCGGACCACGTCGACTACCGCGAAGTGATCCGCAGGGTCGACCCGCGCAAGGACGTCGACGGCTTCCACCCCGAGAACGTCGGTCGGCTCGTGGCCGGCGACGCTCGATTCCGGCCCTGTACGCCCCACGGCGTCCAGAAGCTGCTCGAGGCGGCAGGCGTCGAGACCGAGGGCGCAGACGTGACGATCGTGGGCCGCTCTGATATCGTCGGCAAGCCGTTGGCGAACCTCCTCGTGCAGAAGGCCGAGGACGGCAACGCGACGGTGACGGTCTGTCACTCCCGGACCGACAATCTCGCCGCGAAGACTCGCAGCGCCGACGTCGTCGTCGCCGCTGTGGGTGTCCCCGAGCTGATCGACGGCTCGATGATCGACGAGGGCGCCGTCGTGATCGACGTCGGCGTCAACCGCGTCGATGCAGACACCGAGAAAGGGTACGAACTCGTCGGCGACGTCGAGTTCGAGAGCGCTAAAGAGCAGGCGAGCGCGATCACGCCCGTTCCCGGCGGGGTCGGCCCGATGACGCGAGCGATGTTGCTCTACAACACGGTTAAAGCCGCCAGCGAGCAGACCGGCGTCGAGGTCGACCTCCCGTAG
- a CDS encoding serine hydroxymethyltransferase, with protein MEHDHVRAVDPAVADALEAEVDRQRSSLQMIASENHVSRAVLDAQGSALTNKYAEGYPGSRYYGGCQYADEVEQLAIDRATELFGAEHVNVQPHSGTQANQAVYFAMLEPGDKILSLDLTHGGHLSHGHPANFVGQLYDVEQYEVDPDTGYVDYDGLAEQAAEFEPDIIVSGYSAYPRDIDWERIQETADDVDALHLADIAHITGLVAAGVHPSPVGIADFVTGSTHKTIRAGRGGIVMCDEEYADDVDAAVFPGGQGGPLMHNIAGKAVGFEEALQPAFEEYAEQTVANAKALGEQLTEHGFSLVSGGTDNHLVLVDLRESHPDTSGGDAEEALEDAGIVLNGNTVPGETRSAFDPSGIRAGTPALTTRGFDEDDCRTVADLIARVVDAPEDEAVIADVREGVEALCAANPLYEDA; from the coding sequence ATGGAACACGACCACGTCCGGGCCGTCGACCCTGCGGTAGCCGACGCCCTCGAGGCCGAAGTCGACCGGCAGCGATCGTCACTCCAGATGATCGCCAGCGAGAACCACGTCAGCCGCGCCGTTCTAGACGCCCAGGGCAGTGCTCTAACGAACAAGTACGCCGAGGGGTACCCCGGCTCGCGCTACTACGGCGGCTGTCAGTACGCCGACGAGGTCGAACAGCTCGCGATCGACCGCGCGACGGAGCTGTTCGGCGCCGAGCACGTCAACGTCCAGCCCCACTCGGGCACGCAGGCCAACCAGGCCGTCTACTTCGCGATGCTCGAGCCCGGCGACAAGATCCTCTCGCTCGATCTAACCCACGGCGGCCACCTCTCTCACGGCCATCCCGCGAACTTCGTCGGTCAGCTCTACGACGTCGAGCAGTACGAGGTCGACCCCGACACCGGCTACGTCGACTACGATGGCCTCGCCGAGCAAGCCGCCGAGTTCGAGCCCGATATCATCGTCTCGGGCTACTCCGCGTACCCGCGAGACATCGACTGGGAACGCATCCAGGAGACCGCAGACGACGTCGACGCGCTCCACCTCGCCGACATCGCCCACATCACCGGGCTCGTCGCCGCTGGCGTCCACCCCTCGCCGGTCGGCATCGCCGACTTCGTCACGGGAAGCACACACAAGACCATTCGCGCCGGCCGTGGCGGCATCGTCATGTGCGACGAGGAGTACGCTGACGACGTCGACGCTGCCGTCTTCCCCGGTGGCCAGGGCGGCCCTCTCATGCACAACATCGCCGGCAAAGCCGTCGGCTTCGAGGAGGCGCTCCAGCCCGCGTTCGAGGAGTACGCAGAGCAGACCGTCGCCAACGCGAAGGCGCTGGGCGAACAGCTCACAGAGCACGGCTTCTCGCTCGTCTCCGGCGGCACCGACAACCACCTCGTGCTCGTCGATTTGCGCGAGAGTCACCCCGACACCTCCGGTGGCGACGCCGAGGAAGCGCTAGAGGACGCCGGCATCGTCCTGAACGGAAACACGGTCCCCGGCGAGACGCGCTCGGCCTTTGACCCCTCGGGCATCCGCGCTGGCACGCCCGCGCTGACGACCCGCGGCTTCGACGAGGACGACTGTCGCACGGTCGCCGACCTGATCGCCCGCGTCGTCGACGCCCCCGAGGACGAGGCCGTCATCGCGGACGTGCGCGAGGGAGTCGAGGCGCTGTGTGCCGCGAACCCGCTTTACGAAGACGCGTAG
- a CDS encoding MgtC/SapB family protein, which produces MNELPLQVGAQALDETVVRIGLAGALGMFLGLEREWSHKSAGIRTFSLISLLAAVFTILAFETAVGEGLLVLGGVLVIVQGVLLAVRGLLDEDGEGGLSLTTSVSMLVAYGVGALVAAGFVIEGVTVAVLSSLLLVLKRELHEFAWGLSREEMRSTTEFAILAFVVYPLLPPEYTLEIGELTIPLEPQVIWLMVVAVAGIGIVNYAIVSTYGSRGIAVTGFFGGLAASTAVVGTMLDHVRQRPDAASYAVAAIILADAAMAARNLAIAIAFTAGGGVSLLTEAIVPLGAVIVVAFVIAGATADWREAAPMELESPFSMKNALGFGAVFLAVLVFGSLAETWFGTLGFYVTAVASGLVSSAGATTSAVVLYRGGQLGSTEATIAVLLATVSSIVVKALLAAASTNQRFKSRVAIYSGVLLLSGAVASVVLVI; this is translated from the coding sequence GTGAACGAGCTCCCGTTGCAGGTTGGCGCGCAAGCCCTGGACGAGACGGTCGTCCGCATCGGTCTGGCCGGCGCGCTGGGGATGTTTCTGGGACTCGAGCGCGAGTGGTCACACAAGTCAGCAGGCATTCGCACGTTCTCACTGATCAGCCTGCTTGCCGCCGTCTTTACCATCCTCGCGTTCGAGACGGCAGTCGGTGAGGGTCTGCTCGTTCTGGGCGGTGTGTTGGTCATCGTACAGGGAGTCTTGCTCGCAGTCCGAGGACTCCTCGACGAGGACGGTGAGGGTGGGCTCTCGTTGACGACGTCGGTCTCGATGCTCGTCGCTTACGGCGTCGGCGCGCTCGTCGCCGCTGGCTTCGTCATCGAAGGCGTGACCGTCGCCGTCCTCTCGTCGCTGCTGCTCGTTCTCAAGCGCGAACTCCACGAGTTCGCCTGGGGACTCTCGCGCGAGGAGATGCGCTCGACGACTGAGTTCGCAATCTTGGCGTTCGTCGTCTACCCGCTGTTACCCCCGGAGTACACGCTGGAAATCGGCGAGTTGACGATCCCGCTCGAGCCCCAAGTGATCTGGCTCATGGTCGTCGCCGTCGCGGGGATCGGGATCGTCAACTACGCGATCGTCTCGACGTACGGCAGCCGAGGAATCGCCGTCACCGGCTTTTTCGGCGGTCTCGCCGCGTCGACCGCCGTCGTCGGAACGATGCTCGATCACGTCCGCCAACGCCCCGACGCCGCCTCCTACGCCGTCGCAGCGATCATCCTCGCGGACGCCGCGATGGCGGCGCGAAACTTAGCGATCGCGATCGCGTTCACCGCTGGCGGCGGCGTCTCGTTGCTCACCGAGGCGATCGTTCCACTCGGCGCAGTGATCGTCGTTGCGTTCGTCATCGCGGGCGCTACCGCCGACTGGCGGGAGGCGGCGCCGATGGAACTCGAAAGCCCCTTCTCGATGAAGAACGCGCTCGGGTTCGGCGCTGTCTTCCTCGCGGTGTTGGTTTTTGGCTCGCTCGCCGAGACCTGGTTCGGCACGCTCGGGTTCTATGTGACCGCGGTCGCGAGTGGCCTCGTCTCGAGCGCCGGCGCGACGACCTCCGCGGTCGTCCTCTACCGCGGCGGCCAGCTCGGGTCGACGGAGGCGACCATCGCCGTCCTGCTGGCGACCGTTTCGAGTATCGTCGTCAAGGCCCTGCTCGCCGCAGCCTCGACGAACCAGCGCTTCAAGAGCCGAGTCGCAATCTACAGCGGCGTGTTGCTGCTCAGTGGCGCAGTGGCGTCAGTTGTACTCGTCATCTGA
- a CDS encoding CatB-related O-acetyltransferase, whose amino-acid sequence MALRTLVERSLSVLAYPTWTHGLLNRSRLPVTVNASSATISIGCLLRGEIDLGPNVRLSRGCVLGGDISVGRRTNLEPNCDLIGEIDIGKYCAIARQSTFQQTNHYTRKPSMQIRLYDDVLDSNLPPTADGPITVGNDVWIGTQSIVLSGVTIGDGAIVGAGAVVTDDVEPYAVVAGVPAERIGWRFPRAVREALLELEWWEWDEQTIQENAAFFEADLYDMDDVVDALRSIEGERGRIQSTARSNTD is encoded by the coding sequence ATGGCCCTGCGGACGCTCGTGGAACGATCCCTGTCCGTCCTCGCCTATCCGACGTGGACACACGGCCTACTCAATAGATCTCGGCTTCCGGTCACCGTGAACGCGTCGTCTGCGACGATCTCCATTGGGTGTTTACTCCGTGGTGAGATTGATCTGGGGCCGAACGTGAGGCTGAGTCGAGGGTGCGTCCTCGGTGGTGACATCTCCGTGGGGAGACGGACAAACCTGGAGCCAAACTGTGATCTCATCGGGGAGATCGACATCGGCAAGTACTGTGCGATCGCCCGGCAGAGTACGTTTCAGCAAACGAATCACTACACCCGGAAGCCGTCAATGCAGATTCGGCTGTACGACGACGTTCTCGATAGCAACCTTCCACCGACTGCGGACGGGCCGATAACCGTCGGAAACGACGTCTGGATCGGAACGCAATCGATCGTTCTCTCGGGTGTGACGATCGGTGACGGGGCCATCGTCGGTGCCGGCGCCGTTGTCACCGACGACGTCGAACCATACGCGGTCGTTGCCGGTGTTCCCGCGGAACGGATCGGGTGGCGATTTCCACGCGCAGTCAGAGAGGCACTCCTCGAACTCGAGTGGTGGGAGTGGGACGAGCAGACGATCCAAGAGAACGCGGCGTTCTTCGAAGCCGATCTCTACGACATGGATGACGTCGTCGATGCGCTTCGATCGATCGAGGGCGAACGTGGGAGAATACAGTCCACGGCTCGATCCAATACCGACTAG
- a CDS encoding TFIIB-type zinc ribbon-containing protein, whose translation MKIRGERTCRECGTQWSYYETGSIDCPACGSLRSVGTDERAEHTDAPVTFDLSPVRNAVDDSSTTTLAERARDRTREYVRQRGFISGGELQSLDDTYLAAAELLHVADTLARARQLEESEELYFISVLADADAGDRPPATEVPETLRAARGLAAAEAVREYRRDVRTWLEGSELTEAERGAFDALGEHAKRIRMLDGDVSPETAETLLRAAREVADALRGEEAALARAQDRLDELA comes from the coding sequence ATGAAGATTCGGGGCGAGCGAACGTGTCGCGAGTGTGGGACTCAGTGGTCGTACTACGAGACGGGCAGCATCGATTGCCCGGCCTGTGGCAGCCTGCGCAGCGTCGGTACGGACGAGCGTGCCGAGCATACCGATGCACCCGTGACATTCGACCTGAGCCCGGTTCGAAACGCCGTCGACGACAGCTCGACGACAACACTCGCAGAGCGCGCTCGTGACCGCACCCGAGAGTACGTTCGCCAGCGTGGATTCATCAGCGGCGGAGAGCTCCAGTCCCTCGACGATACCTACCTCGCCGCCGCAGAGTTGCTCCACGTCGCCGACACGCTGGCGCGGGCGCGGCAGCTCGAGGAATCCGAGGAACTGTATTTCATCTCCGTACTCGCCGACGCCGACGCAGGCGACCGTCCGCCTGCTACGGAGGTTCCAGAGACACTGCGCGCAGCCCGCGGGCTGGCTGCCGCCGAGGCTGTCCGGGAGTATCGGCGTGACGTTCGCACCTGGCTCGAGGGATCCGAACTAACCGAGGCCGAACGTGGTGCGTTCGACGCGCTCGGCGAGCACGCCAAACGCATCCGAATGTTAGACGGTGACGTGTCACCGGAGACGGCAGAGACGCTTCTACGCGCCGCTCGCGAGGTCGCTGACGCACTGCGCGGCGAGGAGGCTGCACTCGCACGCGCCCAAGACCGTCTCGACGAACTCGCCTGA
- a CDS encoding helix-turn-helix domain-containing protein codes for MSQHDVPGGGSELTFSPDAEAIDRLRAVVDETRLRLLQQLLASDDGALSVEELAYRNTDLKSGTIDYHLRELEARDVTRRLKADEPRNDLPNTYWAVTESGVDLLKRLGFYEEIAILSEADDALERTDRIREIEDFEARPVPDWY; via the coding sequence ATGAGCCAACACGACGTCCCCGGCGGCGGTTCGGAGCTAACCTTCAGCCCCGATGCAGAAGCGATCGACCGGCTGCGCGCCGTTGTCGACGAGACGCGGCTGCGCCTCCTCCAGCAGCTGCTCGCGTCCGACGACGGCGCGCTCTCCGTCGAGGAGTTAGCGTACCGCAACACCGACCTCAAGTCGGGGACGATCGACTACCACCTGCGCGAGTTGGAAGCGCGGGACGTCACCCGGCGGCTGAAGGCAGACGAGCCCCGAAACGACCTGCCAAACACCTACTGGGCCGTCACGGAGAGCGGGGTCGATCTGCTGAAACGACTCGGCTTCTACGAGGAGATTGCGATCCTCTCCGAGGCCGACGACGCCTTAGAGCGCACCGACCGAATCCGCGAGATCGAGGACTTCGAGGCGCGTCCAGTACCGGACTGGTACTGA